AAAGTTTCAAAATGAAGATGGTGGATTTGGTCATGGATTGGAGTCCGATTTTAGATTGCCTTATTCTTCACCCATAGCAACCTCTGTAGGAATCCGACATTTAAGCAAGCTGGATGAATTAGAAGAAGCAAGAGCAATGATAAAAAAGGCAATCGGATATTTAGAATCCTGTTTTGATGAAAACAGAAATGGCTGGTTTGCTGTACCGAAGGAAGTGAATGATTTTCCTCATGCGCCTTGGTGGCACTATGATGAAGAACATGGAATGACCATAATCGACAGTAACTGGGGAAATCCATCTGCGGAAATACTGGCATATTTATATGAATATAAAGAATATGTGAGAAATTTAGATGTAGATGAGCTAATAGAATTTGCAATTGACGCCATAGAAAATAAAGAAGAATTTGATTCGGAGCATGAAATTTACTGCTATATAAAGCTGTATGAAGTTTTGCCAGACAAACTTCAAAAAAAGTTAAAACGTGGAATAGAAGCGGCCATAGGACAATTGATCGAACATGAAAAGGAAAAATGGGTGGAGTATGTACCAATGCCATTGGATTTTGTAGAAAATCCCAATGCCGATAAGTTTGGCATTGAAGGGTTCAAAATCAAAGAAAATCTGGACTTTATGATAGGCCAGTTAGAGCAGAACCAAAAAATAATTCCACCTTGGGGACAAGAATTTTATATGGAGGATTTAAAGCCAGCTTATAATGAGTGGATCGGGGAACTTACGTTAAAAGCTTTAATTAGACTGGATCAATACGGAGCAATAGAAAAAAAGGATGCATAGTAAGCTGTGTTTATTAGAATAAATTTTTCTAATATGGTCTTATTAATAAACTCATTACAAAGATGTAACACAGGGTTAACTAAGCAGGAGAACCTTAGGATATAATGGTAAGATAGGACGATCGATTGGGGGACGTAAATTGGAAATAAATGAGTTCAGTGCCGAAGATGAGATTAAAAACATATTGTCGAATATTATTAAAAATGAAGCGATAAAAACTGTATTTCAACCCATAATTTCTTTGAGAGATGCTTCGGTTTTTGGCTATGAAGCACTTAGCAGAGGACCAGAAGGTACGATGATGCAAAATCCAGAGTTTCTTTTTAATTGTGCCATTCAATACGATATGTTATGGGAACTTGAATTATT
Above is a genomic segment from Alkaliphilus oremlandii OhILAs containing:
- a CDS encoding prenyltransferase/squalene oxidase repeat-containing protein; this encodes MLSNDIFEEARKSIMAYGRPLERSLLEVYFYEGSKANVVEELKKFQNEDGGFGHGLESDFRLPYSSPIATSVGIRHLSKLDELEEARAMIKKAIGYLESCFDENRNGWFAVPKEVNDFPHAPWWHYDEEHGMTIIDSNWGNPSAEILAYLYEYKEYVRNLDVDELIEFAIDAIENKEEFDSEHEIYCYIKLYEVLPDKLQKKLKRGIEAAIGQLIEHEKEKWVEYVPMPLDFVENPNADKFGIEGFKIKENLDFMIGQLEQNQKIIPPWGQEFYMEDLKPAYNEWIGELTLKALIRLDQYGAIEKKDA